CTGTATCACTATCAGCTATTGTAACTATCACGACCACAATGCTCTTCTCCAAGGGGCTTCCAAAAGCACAGAGTCAGATGTAGCCCAGGCAGTGGTActaggtctctctctctgtgtctccctttctctctccctttcctccctcccttccttccttccttccttccttccttccttccttccttccttccttccttccactagtgattgaacccagggctttgcacctGCTAAGCACATATTCTAACTTATTCTGCcttcctgggcctcagtttccccaccatGGCCCACCTCTCAGGTGTGTTTCTGAAGTCACACTCACCTCTCACAGTTGGCGAACACAAAGCGACACAGTTTGAGATCACGCAGGACTAGGCCGTGCTGATGGCAGTGCGCCAGGGCAGCAGCCATCTGCCTGAAAAGCACCATGGCCTCGGGCTCGGGAACACAGCGTCGGTCACGCACCAGGCTATGCAGGTCCCCGTGGCTCTGGGCAAAGAAGGTGTAGAGGAGCTGGGTGCCCAGCAGGATCTCGGTGGGCCTGGCGACGTGCTCGTGGGTGGGCAGTCGTGCATAGGGCTCCAGCACTGCCCTAGCCTCGCAGGCCGGGTACACCTGTGGGCAGAGCAGAGGGTGAGCACAGCTGGGGACCTGGGAAGCCCGGCTAGCCTGGCAAGTAGGCACAGCCTGCCCTTTtcttcttattgatttatttaagagagcgaaggttggagaaatggcttaacagttaaggcgcttgccagcaaagccaaaggatcccggtttgattctccaggacccaacgtaagccagaggcacaagggggcgtgtgtgtctggagttcgtttgcagtggttggaggccctggcgcacccatattctctctctccctctttatctcaaataaattaattagttaaatatattttaaagagagagagcaagacagcaagaaaggcagagagagaatggctgtgccagggcctctagctattgcaaacgaactccagacacctgcgccaccttgtgtgatGTCAGCCTGTCCTTTAGACACTACTGTGTGCAACACATGCCAAGGCTTTTCATGCTAAGTCACTCAACTCAACAGCCCTGTGAGGAGCTGACTCAAGCCATTTCACAGGAGAGGGAACAGAGGCCAAAGAGCTAGCTAGCATCACCCTGGGACTGGACCCTAAGCACTCACTCTGGGAGCTGAACTGCTGCCCAGTGGACTTAAGCCCCAGAGAATTGAACACAAAGTATaagccaaacagaaaaaaaaaaaagtcacccccAGAGGCAGGAGGGACCCAAAAGAGGTAAGGCAAAGGCTACCCCCAAGGCCTCCTTTCTCCCCTGCAGCCAGCGCAGGGTGCTCACCTACAAGCCCTGCCCAGCTGCCCACACTCCAGCACAGGGAGGGGACAGCCTGAGCAAGGCCGCAGACTAACTCCTCACGATGCCTGCAGGTCTGCCAGAAGGACCAGGAGAGATGTTAGCATGTttcagtttggtttgcagtggtggagctcaaacccagggccttgaataTGCTAGGTAAGTGTGGAATAGTGTCTTCCTTTAAGCATTTTAGTCTATTTGAGAGAGTGCGTGCGTGTacgctcctgccactgcaaagtgcTGCACCACCTTGTTAGTACtgaagactcaaacctgggctgccaggctttgccagaaaatgcctttaaccactgatctatctctccagccagtaatattttaaaatatgttaggcctagagagatggcttagcagttaagtcactgcctgaaaagcctaaggacccaggttcaattctccagatcccatgtgagccagacacacaaagatgaagcaagggcaaggtcgcacatgcccagtaggtggctcaaacgtctggagtttgattacagtggctgaggccctggtgtgacaattctctctctctgtctctttctctctaaaaaattttaaaatatttatttatttgtttgagagagagaggatgcatgcaccagggcctccagccactacaagatAACTCCAGcaaggagtggtggctcacgcccttaaccccagcacttgggaggcagaggtaggagaattgctgtgagttcaaggccaccctaagactacagagtgaattccaggttagcctgggctagagaaggaacctacttcgaaaagggaaaaaaaaaaagagagagagagagagaaactccagacacatgggtcaccttgtgcatctggctaactaacgtgagtgctggggaattaaacctgggtccttaggcttcccgggcaagtgccttaaccaccaagctatctttccactcccattatttttttaaattgaggactttattgtatgaacatattatGGACTAGTATTTTAGAAGGGAgcacttattttaaaaagtgacactGGCAAATTGATTAAATGGTTTAGATGCCAGTGGGATGAGTGTCCCAGGCTGGGGTATGGCCATGCACAGGCCCTCATGCAATGAAGAGCTCATTCTGCTTCTGAAGTGCTGGTAAGGGTTAATGTGGCCAGCATGGGTGGGCAAAGGGACAGGGACATATGGAGAGAGTGGCAAGTCTCATGGGAAATGTGCTTGAGGTTTATAGACATTAAACACATATCTGGAAGGCAGGTCTCATTTTACTGGCAATAAAACTAAGTTCAGAAAAGGAGAGTGATTAGTTAGAAGCCACAGAACTCATCAGTGGCAGAGCTGGTATGGTAACTTTGGTTGGTTTGACTTTGAACTTGCAtgttatttgaatatatatatattcacatatatatgtatgtatgtatgtatatgtgtatatatatatatatatatatatatattttttactttatgtttttatttttctcagaccCACAGGGACTCATGCACAGCCATGCCCCTGAGTCAGAGGCTATTGTGTTTAAATTTCCCCCCAACCCCTactctgaggtaaggtctcactctagctcaggctgacctggaattcactgtgtagtctcaggttggcctcaaatttatggcgatcctcctacctctgcctcccaagtgctgggattaaaggtgtgagccaccacacctggctgtttctttttttgtttgtttgttttttgaggtagggtctcactctactcaggctgacctggaattcacgatgtagtctcaggaaggccttgaactctcacagtgatcctcctacctctgtctcctgagtgctgggattaaaggcgtgtgccaccacacccagcttatgtttcagttttttttaaatattttatttatttgagagagacagagacagaaagagagaattggcatcccagggcctgcagccaccgcaaataaactccagacacatgcgccaccttatgcatctggctttacgtgggtactagggaactgaattttggtcctttggctttgcaggcaagtccttaaccactaagccatctcttcagcccctatttttttaatttttatttatttatttatttgacagagaaaaggggaaaagagagagagagagaatgggcgcaccagggcctccagccactacaaacaaactccagatgcatgtgcccccttgtgcatctggctaatgtgggtactggggaatcaaacctgggtcctttggctttgcgggcaaatgccttaactgttaaccctccagcctggcacatgccttaaatcccagtacttgggaggtagacataggaggattgctgtgagttcaaggccaccctgagactacatagtgaattccaggtcagcctgagccagagtgagaccctaccttgaaaaaccaaaaaaaaaaaattttttttaaatagggctggagagatggattagtggttaaggtgcttgcctgaaaagcctaaggatcaatgtttgactctccagatcccacataagccagatgcacaaaggtgaggcaagcgcaaagttgcacatgcccactagatggtgcatgcatctggagtttgattgcatggctgaggccctggggtgccaattctctctctctctaaaaaaatttttttaatcaaaaaataaaaaagggctggagagatggcttagtgattaagagcttgcctgtgaagcctaaggaccccggttcaaggatcgattccccagaacccatgttagccagatgcacaaggtggcacacatgtctggagttcatttgcagtggctggaggccctggcgcgcccattctctcgctctctctctccctctctccctgtcactcttaaataaataagacaaaataaacaaaaaataaaaataaaaaataaaaaaaaagccagtatagtggctcatgcttttaatcctagtactctggaggctggagtagaagggtcaccatgggttcaaggtcagtctgggccacagaatgaattacaggtcagcctgggttagaatgagaccctacctcaaaaaaaagggggtgggagagctgaaaagatggctcattggttaatggtgctggcctggatttgattccctagtacccaggtaaagccacataaatgcataaagtggctcacgcatctggagttcttttgcagtggcagaaggcccaggtacactcattcttctctctctcatagataaatatttttaaaaagaacaaaacagtcttactaagggctggagagatgacttagcagttaaggtgcttgcctgggaagcctaaggaccctgattcaactcctcggaacccatgtaaagccaaatgcacaaggtggcatttgcatctggagtttgtttgcaggaggccctggcacactccttctctctctcacactctcccaaataaatatttttttaaaaatgggcccAAGAAGCATAAGGAGCTGGTGGAGTTGCATAAAGAGTAAGAGAGACTATGCGCCCTGGGCAACCAACAGCGTTCCTGCTCTCATCCCCTTCCTTTCGTGCTGTGAGCCGCCAGTGTTTGATCTTGTCTTTCCAGGTTTCTCTCAGGAATCCTCAGATTTCTCTAGCCCTTATCATATCCTGGATGCCAGGCTCACTGCTATGTGACAGCACACATGACCTCAGTTTTCCTATGTGTGAAGCAGCCATAGGTTAGGCCCCATCATCTCAGAatcccaagaaaaaaaaattttgcagCATGGtggatgtacatgtgtgtgtgtgtggcatatggatgtgaatgcacatgtgttcatgcatgtggaggtcagaggtcaacataaggtatctttttttttattcaagataggttcttactctagctcaggctgatctggaactcagtctgtagtctcaggctggcctcgaactcatggcgatcctcctacctctgcctcctgagttctaggattaaaggtgtatgccaccatgcccagctaacctaAGGTATCTTAATTGCTCTCCatcattgtttgttttgttcttttcaaggtagggtctccctctagcccaggctaaccttgaactcactctgtagtctcaggctggcctcaaactcagctccatcttcctacctttgcctcctgagtgttgggattaaaggtgtgtgtgccaccaccatagttttaagccagagtctctcactgaacctggagcttgccaattcaCTAGCCTGGCTGGGCAGCAAGCCTGAGGGAtcatcttgtctccacctcctcagtgccaggatttcagtgccaaggatctGAACTGcccgctgagccaccttcccagcaaCCAGAAGTTCTGATGTCCTGCCGTGCCTTGTCCTTCTGCAGTGCAAACATTTTCAGTGGCTCCCAGCCCAGTGAGAGTTCCTTCCTCGTGCTTCCAGGAGCGGCTGTGGCCAGCCCTCATCTCCCGCCCTCTCCTGCACACCCCTAGGGACAGTACAAGTTCCTTTTCATGTGGGTCTTTGcacaacctccccccaccccaaccccttATCACACATCCACCAACTCCTACTCAGGCTTTGGAGACAGACACACTTCTGAGGGCTTTGCAGTCCTCCCGTGGATCCTACGGTACCTGGTGTCATTTATCACGGTATGAAGCCTATAGATCTAAGCTATGAAGGTCCCACAACCTTTACCTCTCTGGTCCCAGCTAGGGCTTCTCTGGCTgcttctccccgccccccataaataaataaataaatgcacaacaATAAACAAACAGCATTAAGTATCAGGCTCCTGGCAATCCTCTGGTGCCCAGACCCTTTGCAGGCCCCTGGGATGCTTGGGTGCGCCTTTGGGACATACCTTGCAGGTATACTCCACGCCTGATGGGCAGTGCAGGGCCCGGTAGGTCCGGGTACCCTCCTTTGGCTCCAGGAGGACATAAGGCCCCAGCCGGGAAGCAGGGCCCACAGCAGACGATGCAGTGTCTGGAGTAGGGGAAGAGTTCAGAGGCGACGGGCAAGGGGGAGGCCTGGGCCGGGGCTCACTTCGAGCAGGTTTCAGGATGGGACCCTCAGCAGGTGAGTCACCGTTCGACCTTTTCTTCTTGCAGGGGACACCAGCAGGAGTGGCCAGAGAGGAGGTTCGCATCTagagagggacaggaagagaAGCAGGAACAACCAGGACACATCAGAGTTGGCTCCACACTGAAGTTCACTCGATGCTTTGCTCCCAAATGCAAACATGCAATAAGGAAGGCCAGGCACAGTGAGGACcctctgtaataccagcactggggagacaggaggaacGTTAGTTGGAGGCCTGTACACACCGCGAGCGCCACAAACGCTGGAGACCCAGGGGGCCCCCGGACCCCGGCGCCCCCAACCGCAGAAAGTATGttcggagagagaaagagcgagcatGCAACATGCAGACTTCGCCCGCGGGCTCCCCATGCACCCTGTGCCCGGCCGCCCCTCCAGCTTGCCAGGCTCGGGGAGGTCCACTCTGCCGTCCCCCGCCAGGTACCTTGTCCTGGGAATCCACGCGGGTCTCCGCTGCGGTGATCTCGGGGTCCCCGGCCAGCTCCCGCACCCGGCCCCTGGCAGCAGACTCGTGGGGGAACCTCCGCCGCCTCCTCCGCGAGTGTCTCGAGGGCGCCGGGCTCCGCGGTGCCGCTGCCCGCCGGGCTGATGTAAACCTGAGCTaatccgccgccgccgccgcctgacGCCGGGCTGCGCGGGATTGCACCATCCCGGGCCCCGCCTCCCCAGCCTGGCCCACCCCCTGCCCCTCGCCCCAGGGCCTCTCCCGCCCGCCAGCGGAAGCCTCTATTTTGATTGCAGACGTTAGCCTTTGACTCTGTCTATcatgtgaatctttttttttttttttgaggtagggtctcactctggcccaggctgacctggaattcactatggagtctcaggtggcctcgaactcacggcgatcctcctacctctgcctcctaaatgcaagtgctgggattaaaagcgtgcgccaccacgccctgcatgtGAATCTTTTATgagtctcagtttccccacctaTGAAATGGGAATAACAATCTACCTTTTCGGTCTGGCTACAATACTGCAAAACTACTCGCATCCTTCTCCAGCCTTCTGAGAGCCATCCTTCCAAGTGTGCACCCACCTCTGCACACACCCCTGCTGCTCAGAAACAAaatcactggagagatggcttagtggttaaggcgtttgtctgcaaagccaaaggacccaggttggattccccaggacccaagtaagactcatgcgcaaggtggcatacgcatctggagtttgtttgcagtgaatagaggccctggcacgccattctgtctctctttctctctcaaataaataggaataaaatattttttttaaaaaaagaagaagccgggcatggtggcgcacgcctttaatcccagcactcgggaggcagaggtaggaggatcgctgagagttcgaggccaccctgagactacatagtgaattccaggtcagcctgagccagagtgagaccctacctcgaaaaaccaaaaaaaaaaaaaaaaagaagaagaagaaattcgcTTTCTCTGCCTGGGTTGGGGGTGTGGCTCGATGCTAGAGCACTTGTCCAGCATGCCCGAAACAAAACAATCTTCTCCCCTACACAAAGGAAACCCAACTTCAATTCTGCCCGCCAAAACATGGGCCCAGAACAGTCATAGGGTTGTTGAGGGCAATAACGCATTTACACTTATATTTGCATTACATTACATTTGCCCGCTCAGGACGCATCTGTAGTCAGAGGCTCAGGCAAGAGGATCAGTAGTTTGGTCACTGCCTGGGCTGGCTTCGTATTGGAGACTTGTCTCAAAACTTACATGTTCTAGAGGGTATGGGGgtacatttctttaatcccaacactcaggaggcagagatgggaggatctctgtgagtttgaggccagcctgggagtacaaagtgagttccaggtcagcctggtctacagtgagaccctaccccaggggaaaaaaagagagagggagggagaatgggaggaaggaaggaaggaagaaactaacatgtctggggctggagagatggcccagtggctaagAGTGTTTACTACTGTGTGTTAGGGGAAAAAAGCAGGAAACCAGAAAACACTCAGACCAACAGCAGAGATAGGCTTTATTGGGGAAAGCCGAGAAGGGTTCTCTCTGACCAGGCAGGTAGGAAGCAACTCCCTTATAGACTAGGAGTACTCAGGGGGGCAGTGGAGGCCTTACAATTCTTCCGCTGCAGGGCCATCCACCTTGCCTCAGGGCCTGGACCATTCCAGAGAAGTGGTAATTGGGATGGGTGGTCTGGGTCACTCTTGGGAAAGACAGTTACAATTGTGAAGTGACAGAGTTCAGAAATGAAGATAgccacacctttcaaggctcagggtctattgcagaagaggtggcagaaagaatgtaagagccaaaggaaggtaggactccttacaatgtgttccacccagacacaaaatagcctggatatccatgacctcgcagtgcctgacactacctacacaagaccatcataataggaaaaaaagatcatgat
Above is a window of Jaculus jaculus isolate mJacJac1 chromosome 8, mJacJac1.mat.Y.cur, whole genome shotgun sequence DNA encoding:
- the Trib3 gene encoding tribbles homolog 3, translating into MRTSSLATPAGVPCKKKRSNGDSPAEGPILKPARSEPRPRPPPCPSPLNSSPTPDTASSAVGPASRLGPYVLLEPKEGTRTYRALHCPSGVEYTCKVYPACEARAVLEPYARLPTHEHVARPTEILLGTQLLYTFFAQSHGDLHSLVRDRRCVPEPEAMVLFRQMAAALAHCHQHGLVLRDLKLCRFVFANCERTKLVLENLDDACVLTGPDDSLWDKHACPAYVGPEILSSRPTYSGKAADVWSLGVALFTMLAGHYPFQDSEPVLLFGKIRRGTYALPEGLSAPARCMIRCLLRREPSERLSAPGILLHPWLRAGPVTSPSHRVEADQLVPDGPGLEEEEEGEMGLYD